The sequence AATGTGTCAGAAGGAATTTCAACTGCATTTGCAAAATGTCCTACTTCATACTCATAGTGATTCCGCATATCTATCACAATAGTATTCGGGTCATTCAGCATTTCATTCATCTGGGCAGCATTTAAATACTTCCCTTTGCGCTCCATAGAAAAAGCAGGGTCATCAATCCCATCCGCTACTATTTTTTCTCTCACTTTTATTTTCAACACCCAGAAACTTTTTCCCTGTGTTAATGGGTCATTCAAACCAGCAGGATCTTCAACAGCAATATTCAATCTCAGATTTTCCAACCCGGGTATCGATTCCATAATGCTTTTAAACTCATCTATATGATGTTCAGGAACACTAATCTGTGCATTGATTCCCTCTTTGGCAACATATACCCTTCCGAACACGGAAATAGCATTGTATAGTTTGTACAGCTGATCTCTGAATTCCTGCGGATTCTGGATGGGGAAATAACGATAAAAACTAATGGTAATTCTTTTGAACGTCTCTTGCATCAAACGTTCCTTGAGCTCCTTATTGGAGACACGGTTGTGTAATACTGCCATAAAATAAATTTTAGACATAGCATTTGCTATGTTCCGTTAAACAATGGAGCTGCTTGCAGGGCAGCCAAAATTCATGGCAAAAATACAACTTATCTGCTAACAGGCAATGCAATGCGGATTCCCGAACGTTGGGTTCCTCCTTGCTCTACAGAGCGGATATAATCAACCCGAAGTATCTTGAAAATGTTTTCCAACCCAGCAAAATACTCCAGATAGTACCTTCCTTTTTCCAATAGTAGCCCATTGGCCCCAGTAACTAAAAACCAGTTTAGCTTTTTAAACCCGGGAATTTTATTGGTCAATAAACCGTTTAAATGGTATTCTATATGACCTGTTCCATACAAAGCAGCTGTATTACTGAAACGATAATATGGGGCTAATTGGAACGAGCTGGTGAAGGGACTGGCCAAAATAACCTGGTTGCCCAGAAAATGAATCTGATCGGGTTCAAACACTTTTTTACGATGCAAAAATCCTCCTGTTGTAAATGCATATTTTAATTCGCCCGCAAGCCCCAGATTCATCTCATCAGATATATTCAGGCGCCATTTGGTATAATCTGCATCTGCACCCAATATACCTGAAATTGCTTTGGTAACAGTTAAGGTAAAAGTAGGATAACCAGAACCTATATTCACTTTGCGATCCGGATATTCAATGTATCTGGAACCCGGAACCCATGACAGACCTGCACTTAGCAGCAATGCCTGATGAGGCTGCATGGAACCCGCTCCTAAATCAGAAGGATAATTATTTGTAAAAGATCTGTCAGGAAAATCTTTCCAAAAAGCAATATCAGGCAGATTATGTAAAGGTCTTCTATTCTGGAATTGAAGCGTGCCCGAAAAATTTAAACCGTACCCAATACCTGCATTATAATTGATGCGCAAGAAATCTGCTTCATAAATCTTCATGAAATTCTGTTCACGTAACAGTGTATAGATTGAATTAATGGACTCAGAAATGGGAGCCGCATTGTTAAACTGAAATACTTTTTTCCCTCCTGCAATTTGCAACGACTGAAAATATTTTTTACCAAAACTATAATTCACTGCCAGCGAAGGATTGAAATGTTTATTGGCAAAGCCGTACCGGAACTCGGGAGTAATGCTTAGCGACTTTCTGCCTTCATATTGTTTTCGCCACTGAGGAGCAATCAACAAGGACCCTCCTTCCACTGTGTTGAAATTAATGGCATTAATTAAAGGATCAATTCGAAAAGTCGTTTTTTCTTTCCGTTTTGAAAATGTCTTTCCCGTAAACAATATAGCCCCAAAACTCAACTTGTTTCTTATTCTGTCAAGTGAATCCAGATAGGCAGGGGATTCTCTTACTTTTTCCAAACTGTCTTTTTTCTGGTAATCCCTAATTTCTTCTGCCAACAATGGTAGTGGACGGATACTATCCCAATAAGCCATTGTTTTTTTATTCGCACTGTCTTCGTATTTCCGAATTACATTATTAAAGAATTTGGGTGTAAAGACTGGAGTAATATTAAACTGATTGTAAACCTGCAGAAAACTTCCAAAAAAATCGAACCCAAAGAATTTACCATAGGGATAAATCGTTTGCTGTTTAATTACCCAGTAAGATTTCAATGGAACGTACTGTTGTTGTATAAGCAATGAGTCTAGCAATTGCATTTGCTGTTCCCTTATCAGCTTCAGGTCTACACTCTGAATATGCCAGTCACTTTCAGTGATATGAATAAAGCCGGAAAAAAGTGGCTCATAATTTCTTTTTGGAATCACACGGATACGATTGATTTCCTTTCCTGATTCATAAAATGTACCCTCGAATTTGTACCGATAAAAATTGAGCGCATTGTCAGCTATTGGAGATATAAATCCCCTAGGATTCAAACCATCTCCCAGCGATACAATATTGTCGTAGAATGAAATAATCTGAGGATTACCAAAGCCAAATCCATTGCTTCTGCCGCTGACTTTTGTTGAAACAATCTCTACTTTTTTCTGATTGGGTTCAATCACTGAATACTTTGCAATTGTTTCAGACAGAAACAACATTTTCCTTTTACTAGTATCCCCATCCTCAAAATCTACTTTCTGTCCTAAAAAACTTTTAGGATAATTCTTAAGCTGCATTTGACCTTTTATGTACACTTCAGCTGAAAATTGTTTGATTTCAGTTGCATTTTCTTTTCTCCTAGCAATAGCATTTCGGATGATACTATAAGCAGGATCTTCACCCCCTGTTTTTACAATAACTTCATTTAACTGATAGGTTTGATTTACCAGAAAAACATCAAGCTTTATTGGCTGATTGGCAACAACAATATTTTTTTCCTGCGATTGGTATCCAATAAATTGAAATACCAATGTATACTTGCCTGGTTCTAATAAAAGGCTGTAAAATCCATTGCTATTAGCAGATGCTCCCTTAGTTGTTCCTTTTACCAATACCGAAGAGAATGGCAAGGGTGCTTGATTGGCTGCAGAACTTATTACGCCGGAAACAGTATTTGCCCACAGTGATAATTGAACTAGCACAAACAAAATCAGCAATACTGTCTTCTTACTCATAAGTTATATTGTAAATACAAAAAAAGCCCCAATCACTGATAATTCAGGTTGGGGCATTATAAAATGATGTTAATATATTATCCTTTTATTCGATCCTGCCAAGCAAGCATTCCTCCGGTT is a genomic window of Sediminibacterium sp. TEGAF015 containing:
- the trhO gene encoding oxygen-dependent tRNA uridine(34) hydroxylase TrhO encodes the protein MAVLHNRVSNKELKERLMQETFKRITISFYRYFPIQNPQEFRDQLYKLYNAISVFGRVYVAKEGINAQISVPEHHIDEFKSIMESIPGLENLRLNIAVEDPAGLNDPLTQGKSFWVLKIKVREKIVADGIDDPAFSMERKGKYLNAAQMNEMLNDPNTIVIDMRNHYEYEVGHFANAVEIPSDTFREQLPMAVEMLQGKEDKNVVMYCTGGIRCEKASAFMLHKGFEKVYHLEGGIIHYANEIKRQQMEPKFIGKNFVFDDRLGERITQDIIAHCHQCGEVCDTHTNCKNDGCHLLFIQCPSCAEKYEGCCSTECKDTIHMPAERQAEIRKGIDKGRNIFNKSQARIRPRLDEIVKEKKEKGQEI
- a CDS encoding DUF5686 and carboxypeptidase regulatory-like domain-containing protein, producing the protein MSKKTVLLILFVLVQLSLWANTVSGVISSAANQAPLPFSSVLVKGTTKGASANSNGFYSLLLEPGKYTLVFQFIGYQSQEKNIVVANQPIKLDVFLVNQTYQLNEVIVKTGGEDPAYSIIRNAIARRKENATEIKQFSAEVYIKGQMQLKNYPKSFLGQKVDFEDGDTSKRKMLFLSETIAKYSVIEPNQKKVEIVSTKVSGRSNGFGFGNPQIISFYDNIVSLGDGLNPRGFISPIADNALNFYRYKFEGTFYESGKEINRIRVIPKRNYEPLFSGFIHITESDWHIQSVDLKLIREQQMQLLDSLLIQQQYVPLKSYWVIKQQTIYPYGKFFGFDFFGSFLQVYNQFNITPVFTPKFFNNVIRKYEDSANKKTMAYWDSIRPLPLLAEEIRDYQKKDSLEKVRESPAYLDSLDRIRNKLSFGAILFTGKTFSKRKEKTTFRIDPLINAINFNTVEGGSLLIAPQWRKQYEGRKSLSITPEFRYGFANKHFNPSLAVNYSFGKKYFQSLQIAGGKKVFQFNNAAPISESINSIYTLLREQNFMKIYEADFLRINYNAGIGYGLNFSGTLQFQNRRPLHNLPDIAFWKDFPDRSFTNNYPSDLGAGSMQPHQALLLSAGLSWVPGSRYIEYPDRKVNIGSGYPTFTLTVTKAISGILGADADYTKWRLNISDEMNLGLAGELKYAFTTGGFLHRKKVFEPDQIHFLGNQVILASPFTSSFQLAPYYRFSNTAALYGTGHIEYHLNGLLTNKIPGFKKLNWFLVTGANGLLLEKGRYYLEYFAGLENIFKILRVDYIRSVEQGGTQRSGIRIALPVSR